Proteins encoded by one window of Microplitis mediator isolate UGA2020A chromosome 1, iyMicMedi2.1, whole genome shotgun sequence:
- the LOC130667331 gene encoding uncharacterized protein LOC130667331 isoform X2: MKSIIFLGVLLAVLISAEAKSVQKRECPFRKPFEANAPKCMDKISEENMGRMMQGNMDNDEIRCFVGCVFENAGFVKDNKVQMDKVREAVDNFVVDYKYSKDIGDQVYGVVSDCAPQAEKGANNCEVSANLLICFKTNNKFT; the protein is encoded by the exons atgaaatcaattattttcttgGGAGTTTTGCTGGCCGTTTTAATTTCT gcgGAGGCTAAATCGGTACAGAAACGAGAATGCCCATTTAGGAAACCATTTGAAGCAAATGCACCCAAATGTATGGACAAAATATCTGaag aAAACATGGGCCGTATGATGCAAGGCAATATGGACAATGACGAAATCCGTTGTTTCGTTGGCTGCGTATTTGAAAACGCCGGTTTC gTGAAAGATAACAAAGTTCAAATGGATAAAGTTAGAGAGGCCGTTGACAATTTCGTTGTCGATTACAAGTATTCAAAAGACATTGGCGACCAAGTTTACGGAGTTGTCAGTGACTGTGCCCCTCAag CCGAAAAAGGAGCAAACAATTGCGAAGTTTCAGCAAATCTCCTTATCTGCTTCAAGACCAACAACAAGTTCACGTAA
- the LOC130667331 gene encoding uncharacterized protein LOC130667331 isoform X1: protein MKSIIFLGVLLAVLISNKAEAKSVQKRECPFRKPFEANAPKCMDKISEENMGRMMQGNMDNDEIRCFVGCVFENAGFVKDNKVQMDKVREAVDNFVVDYKYSKDIGDQVYGVVSDCAPQAEKGANNCEVSANLLICFKTNNKFT from the exons atgaaatcaattattttcttgGGAGTTTTGCTGGCCGTTTTAATTTCT aataaggcgGAGGCTAAATCGGTACAGAAACGAGAATGCCCATTTAGGAAACCATTTGAAGCAAATGCACCCAAATGTATGGACAAAATATCTGaag aAAACATGGGCCGTATGATGCAAGGCAATATGGACAATGACGAAATCCGTTGTTTCGTTGGCTGCGTATTTGAAAACGCCGGTTTC gTGAAAGATAACAAAGTTCAAATGGATAAAGTTAGAGAGGCCGTTGACAATTTCGTTGTCGATTACAAGTATTCAAAAGACATTGGCGACCAAGTTTACGGAGTTGTCAGTGACTGTGCCCCTCAag CCGAAAAAGGAGCAAACAATTGCGAAGTTTCAGCAAATCTCCTTATCTGCTTCAAGACCAACAACAAGTTCACGTAA
- the LOC130667261 gene encoding congested-like trachea protein, which yields MAENVSPIKYFLSGGVGGIFTVITGHPLDTIKVRLQTATGANGAPLYTGTWDCTKKIWTNEGFRGFYKGMGAPLCGVAPIFAISFLGFGLGKRLQQTSKDQQLTALQLFNAGAFSGVCTTVIMAPGERIKCLLQVQHGQENVKYNGPVDCIKQLHKEGGMRSIYKGTAATLLRDVPASGMYFMTYDLIQRLLAKEDKKLSLLSTIFAGGCAGIANWIVGMPPDVIKSRLQTAPEGMYKGVGDVFRQLIATEGIRGLYKGVTPVMLRAFPANAACFLGFELAIKILNFAAPNL from the exons atggctgaAAATGTGAgtccaataaaatattttttgagtgGAGGAGTCGGTGGAATTTTCACAGTAATAACTGGTCATCCTTTGGATACAATTAAG gtCAGACTCCAGACGGCTACGGGAGCAAACGGAGCTCCCTTGTACACCGGGACCTGGGACTGTACCAAGAAAATTTGGACCAATGAAGGCTTCAGGGGTTTTTAtaaag GAATGGGAGCGCCGTTGTGTGGAGTCGCGCCAATTTTTGCGATAAGTTTCCTGGGATTTGGTCTGGGGAAACGGCTGCAGCAAACTTCCAAGGACCAGCAGCTAACTGCGCTCCAACTATTCAACGCAGGAGCCTTCAGCGGAGTTTGCACGACGGTTATAATGGCACCTGGAGAACGGATTAAATGTCTGCTCCAAGTCCAGCATGGCCAGGaaaatgttaaatataatGGCCCGGTTGACTGCATCAAGCAGCTGCACAAGGAGGGTGGGATGAGGAGTATTTACAAAGGGACTGCTGCTACTTTATTGAGAG ATGTACCTGCAAGTGGAATGTATTTTATGACATACGACCTAATTCAACGATTACTAGCCAAAGAAGACAAGAAACTTTCACTCCTGTCAACAATTTTCGCCGGCGGATGCGCCGGTATCGCCAACTGGATCGTCGGGATGCCTCCAGATGTCATAAAAAGTCGCCTTCAAACAG CACCTGAAGGAATGTACAAAGGGGTCGGTGATGTCTTCAGACAACTGATCGCCACCGAAGGAATCCGCGGGCTCTACAAAGGCGTAACTCCCGTAATGCTCCGCGCGTTTCCCGCCAACGCCGCCTGCTTTTTGGGCTTTGAGCTCGCGATTAAAATCCTAAATTTTGCTGCACCAAATTTGTAA
- the LOC130667053 gene encoding hydroxysteroid dehydrogenase-like protein 2, whose protein sequence is MISNTGKLAGRTLFITGASRGIGKSIALKAAKDGANIVICAKTAEPHPKLPGTIYTAAKEVEEAGGKALPCMVDVRDEAQVVAAVNEAVNKFGGIDIVVNNASAISLTPTLDTDMKRYDLMNNINTRGTFLVSKACIPFLKKSQNPHILNLSPPLSMKPKWFQSNLAYTLSKYGMSMCAMGMAAEFKKDGIAVNALWPKTAIHTAAIEMLTGGEGFNVSRKADIIADAAYVIFCKDSKSITGRFIVDEHILREEGITDFTPYACNPEFKDKLMLDFFLDEEDFQDSDHTVFDPTKKPKANENSKDLNVIFTAIRANLTADLVKKTTAIYQFNITGDNPATWFLDLKTGNGTLEKGKPSHPADAVLTMEANNFFDMFSGKLKPASAFMMGKLKIDGNLQVAMKLEKLMTSLKSKL, encoded by the exons atgatttctaaTACAgg taaattagCTGGGCggactttatttattaccgGAGCTTCTAGAGGAATTGGAAAAAGTATTGCATTGAAGGCAGCTAAAGATGGTGCTAATATTGTTATCTGTGCAAAAACTGCTGAACCACATCCTAAATTACCTGGTACTATTTATACTGCTGCTAAAGaag TTGAAGAAGCTGGAGGTAAGGCTCTTCCTTGCATGGTCGATGTCCGTGACGAAGCTCAAGTCGTCGCGGCCGTAAATGAGGCCGTTAACAAGTTTGGGGGCATCGACATCGTGGTCAACAATGCGAGTGCTATATCATTGACCCCAACTCTGGATACTGACATGAAAAGATACGATTTGATGAACAATATCAACACGCGCGGAACTTTTCTGGTTTCAAAAGCCTGCATaccgtttttgaaaaaaagtcaaaatccTCACATACTAAATCTAAGCCCTCCTTTAAGTATGAAGCCCAAGTGGTTCCAAAGTAATTTAGCTTACACTCTATCCAAGTACGGGATGTCCATGTGCGCAATGGGAATGGCCGCGGAATTTAAGAAAGATGGCATCGCTGTCAACGCACTGTGGCCTAAAACtg CTATTCATACGGCAGCGATTGAAATGCTGACGGGAGGAGAAGGGTTCAATGTAAGCCGTAAAGCCGACATTATTGCCGACGCGGCTTACGTTATTTTTTGTAAGGACAGTAAGTCGATTACTGGAAGGTTCATTGTTGACGAACATATATTGAGAGAAGAAGGAATTACTGATTTTACTCCTTACGCTTGTAATCCAG AATTCAAAGACAAATTGATGTTAGATTTCTTCTTGGATGAAGAAGATTTCCAAGACTCGGATCACACTGTTTTTGATCCGACAAAAAAACCTAAGGCTaatgaaaattctaaagaTTTGAATGTTATTTTCACTGCTATCAGAGCTAATTTGACTGCCGATCTTGTTAAAAAAACTACTgcaatttatcaatttaatataacag GTGATAATCCTGCAACATGGTTCCTAGACTTGAAAACTGGTAACGGGACGTTAGAAAAAGGCAAGCCTTCTCATCCAGCTGACGCAGTGTTGACAATGGAAGCCAACAACTTTTTTGACATGTTCTCTGGGAAACTAAAACCCGCAAGCGCATTCATGATGGGCAAATTAAAGATCGATGGTAACTTACAAGTTGCCATGAAACTGGAGAAATTAATGACCAGTCTAAAATCTAAGttataa
- the LOC130667114 gene encoding uncharacterized protein LOC130667114: MNKDSDDDATEKTKYRIKEEPGDFFDFASLQILLNRVIDAKYQTIVASNKNKWYNILGRKSHWNARSRPHCKHCECFHQSNDEHEIRRRRRINRRNRRHDKYFQDEEEEIEEMEGDILLGSPVKHHNLYNFDEESERVTSELTDSRLAQRNYNFAHTVDIYDEEDDTLRNLDSPIELQSNDSVTDLSGFDGSEQPSSPQQKRALNYPAEYPELYQSAYFTPSAENLKIMYDDKDYIAVDIEDELKEYDDLDEYETSFNVNKNLPNDSQPKEMSERYHRDRRKRKRYRNEDYDEIQVLPDEEEEEEENPEVPEVYLDPSEISPRAKNAIVITACFLLALSVGAVVATLRMAPIIDDMVRLQNEELINSLHRHASTITNSTIPP, encoded by the exons ATGAATAAAGATAGTGATGATGATGCTACAGAGAAAACTAAATATAGAATCAAAGAAGAGCCAGgagatttttttgatttcgcTTCATTGCAAATACTCTTGAATAGGGTAATAGATGCTAAGTATCAAACAATAGTAGCCtccaacaaaaataaatggtaCAATATATTGGGAAGAAAGTCTCATTGGAATGCGAGAAGTAGACCTCATTGTAAACACTGCGAGTGTTTCCACCAGAGCAACGACGAACACGAAATCAGACGTCGCCGTAGGATAAATCGGAGAAACCGACGGCatgacaaatattttcaaGATGAAGAGGAAGAAATAGAAGAGATGGAAGGAGACATTCTTCTTGGTTCTCCAGTCAAACATcataatttatacaattttgatg AAGAGAGTGAGAGAGTAACGTCGGAATTAACAGACAGCCGTTTAGCTCAGAGAAATTATAACTTTGCTCATACTGTGGATATTTATGATGAAGAAGACGATACACTGCGTAATTTAGACTCGCCTATTGAACTACAGAGTAATGATAGTGTGACAGATTTATCGGGTTTTGATGGATCAGAACAACCTTCATCTCCACAGCAAAAGCGAGCGCTTAATTATCCCGCCGAGTATCCAGAGTTATACCAAAGTGCCTACTTTACACCTAGCGCTGAAAATTT aaaaataatGTATGATGACAAAGATTACATAGCAGTGGATATAGAGGATGAATTAAAAGAATACGATGATTTGGACGAGTACGAGACGTCAttcaatgtaaataaaaatttaccaaatgACTCGCAGCCAAAAGAGATGTCGGAGAGATATCACCGTGACCGAAGAAAGCGTAAAAGATACAGAAATGAAGACTACGATGAGATTCAAGTGCTGCctgatgaagaagaagaagaagaagaaaatcCCGAAGTGCCCGAAGTCTATTTAGATCCCAGCGAAATTTCTCCCAGAGCTAAGAACGCTATCGTCATCACTGCCTGCTTTCTATTAGCTTTGTCAGTTGGCGCCGTCGTTGCTACCCTCCGCATGGCACCTATTATCGACGATAtgg tgagaCTACAAAATGAGGAACTCATTAATTCATTGCATCGTCATGCATCAACTATCACTAATTCTACAATCCCgccataa
- the LOC130666977 gene encoding facilitated trehalose transporter Tret1-like, which yields MNTQDTKQWPQYLAAITATLSMAIAGCHIGWTSPSLPYLKSDDSHLPMTNDDSSWIASFFLLGSVPGNLLAAFIVDVIGRKRSLLVAGFPLILGWLLIIFARNAYYLYASRFISGFGTGIVYVVCPMYIGEIADKRIRGALGTFIKLMVTFGELYAHAIGPFVSFHELAYSCLIIPLVFFSSFIWMPESPYFLVMKNQHREAEASLKALKRYRTKNGLQEDLDQMTKDVLMDMNNRAGFRDLFLSEGNRKALTICFGLQLILQFSGLAAIEAYTQEIVEPSESGLAPGLTVIVLSVCQMVAGLGAAVMVDKLGRRPLLMSTTFCAAIVLMISSAFYVMKIELGYPLKGLGWILDASVILYEFIIALGLNPLPYMMLGELFPTNVKGVAVSMANIWGSLLAFFVSKIFQVVTDTCGMYASFAWFAASCVLGLIFIQWFVPETKGKSLGEIQDELNCRKKVKTVIQEIYIKTIDF from the exons ATGAACACGCAGGATACTAAACAATGGCCTCAGTATTTAGCTGCTATTAcag cAACACTGTCAATGGCGATCGCAGGATGTCACATCGGCTGGACCTCACCTAGTCTCCCGTACTTAAAATCCGATGACTCTCATCTTCCAATGACCAACGACGACAGTTCCTGGATCGCCTCATTCTTCTTGCTGGGCTCGGTACCTGGAAACCTGTTAGCAGCTTTTATAGTCGACGTGATCGGTCGCAAAAGAAGTCTTTTAGTCGCTGGATTTCCCTTGATATTGGGCTGGCTCTTAATAATCTTCGCCCGTAACGCTTATTACCTTTACGCTTCGCGATTTATCAGCGGATTTGGGACGGGCATCGTCTACGTCGTCTGTCCCATGTACATCGGCGAGATCGCCGACAAGCGAATCCGCGGGGCCCTCggaacttttattaaattaatggtGACCTTCGGTGAACTCTATGCCCATGCCATTGGGCCCTTCGTCAGTTTTCACGAGCTAGCCTACTCCTGTCTGATAATTCCCTTGGTCTTCTTCAGCAGCTTCATTTGGATGCCCGAGTCTCCCTATTTTCTGGTGATGAAGAACCAGCATCGAGAAGCTGAGGCCTCTCTCAAGGCCCTTAAAAGGTACAGGACCAAAAATGGACTTCAAGAGGACCTAGACCAGATGACCAAAGACGTGCTGATGGACATGAACAACCGGGCAGGCTTCCGGGACCTCTTTCTCAGTGAAGGCAATCGCAAAGCCCTTACGATCTGCTTCGGACTTCAATTGATCCTGCAATTCAGCGGATTAGCGGCCATTGAGGCGTACACCCAAGAAATAGTCGAGCCAAGTGAATCAGGATTAGCTCCCGGTCTCACGGTTATTGTCCTGAGCGTCTGTCAAATGGTAGCTGGACTTGGAGCCGCGGTAATGGTCGACAAATTGGGCAGACGGCCATTGCTAATGAGCACTACCTTCTGCGCGGCAATTGTTCTGATGATCTCTAGCGCGTTTTATGTCATGAAAATCGAACTTGGCTACCCTTTGAAAGGGCTCGGGTGGATATTAGACGCCTCAGTTATTTTGTACGAGTTTATAATCGCTTTGGGCCTGAATCCCTTGCCGTACATGATGCTGGGCGAGCTGTTTCCGACCAACGTCAAGGGAGTCGCGGTATCTATGGCAAATATTTGGGGCTCACTGTTAGCATTTTTTGTCTCCAAAATATTCCAAGTTGTCACTGACACTTGTGGTATGTATGCGTCATTTGCGTGGTTCGCGGCATCGTGTGTTCTGGGACTTATTTTCATCCAGTGGTTTGTACCAGAGACTAAGGGTAAGTCATTAGGGGAGATTCAAGATGAGCTTAACTGTAGGAAAAAGGTTAAAACGGTTATTCaggaaatttatattaaaactattgatttttaa